The proteins below are encoded in one region of Hordeum vulgare subsp. vulgare chromosome 3H, MorexV3_pseudomolecules_assembly, whole genome shotgun sequence:
- the LOC123439248 gene encoding uncharacterized protein LOC123439248, producing the protein MKLSSLPSLPRTMAFLAIICFCCSLMPSSASDDVGEETMEGRRLGFRIPMMSPPVLVGNKQVHMRPPTVDVRRQPGKGGGPRDVHGGLGTMPQQGVYGALAHQVMAAHPSRP; encoded by the exons ATGAAGCTGTCTTCTTTGCCCTCGCTCCCGCGCACCATGGCGTTCCTGGCCATCATATGCTTCTGCTGCTCCCTGATGCCAAGCTCTGCCAGCGACGACG TTGGAGAGGAGACTATGGAGGGGCGACGGCTAGGGTTCCGCATACCAATGATGTCTCCTCCGGTGCTCGTGGGTAACAAGCAGGTCCATATGAGGCCTCCTACAGTCGATG TTCGTCGGCAGCCTGGAAAGGGGGGAGGGCCAAGAGATGTCCATGGAGGATTGGGGACTATGCCGCAGCAGGGGGTATACGGCGCCCTTGCACATCAGGTGATGGCAGCGCATCCATCACGACCTTGA
- the LOC123441342 gene encoding polyubiquitin-like, with translation MQIFVETLAGKTIFLKVDPSDTIYVVKAKIQDQQRLTFNGVELHDCRTLADYGVRDGSTLGNRLHPLHDKMQINVVETLTGRAMNVAVTSSDTVDNVKAKIYKWHGFPTDEQCLIFANRQLDDDAEGRTLADLNIRNDATLLLVLHSRCPRGRMNIYVKTLQEEFYNLEVRSADTIYNVKEKIWAIEGIPPDLQCLIFNNKLMEDDRTLAYYNVQMYEILYFAFNLRG, from the coding sequence ATGCAGATTTTCGTGGAGACTCTCGCCGGCAAGACCATCTTCCTCAAGGTCGACCCGTCAGACACCATCTACGTTGTCAAGGCCAAGATCCAGGACCAACAGCGCCTCACCTTCAACGGGGTGGAGCTGCACGACTGTCGCACGCTGGCCGACTACGGCGTCCGTGACGGATCCACCCTTGGCAACCGCCTCCATCCGCTCCATGACAAGATGCAGATCAATGTGGTCGAGACGTTGACAGGCAGGGCCATGAACGTTGCAGTCACGAGCTCAGACACCGTCGACAATGTCAAGGCCAAGATTTACAAGTGGCACGGCTTCCCCACGGACGAGCAGTGCCTCATCTTCGCCAACAGACAGCTCGACGATGACGCCGAAGGCAGGACCCTGGCAGACCTCAACATCCGCAACGATGCcaccctcctcctcgtcctccatagcCGGTGCCCGAGAGGAAGGATGAACATCTACGTGAAGACGTTACAAGAAGAATTCTATAATCTTGAGGTGAGGAGCGCAGATACCATATACAATGTCAAGGAGAAAATCTGGGCTATCGAAGGCATCCCCCCGGACCTGCAATGCCTCATATTTAATAACAAGTTAATGGAGGATGACCGTACCTTGGCATACTACAATGTCCAGATGTATGAAATTCTCTATTTTGCGTTCAACCTACGTGGTTGA